One genomic segment of Primulina tabacum isolate GXHZ01 chromosome 9, ASM2559414v2, whole genome shotgun sequence includes these proteins:
- the LOC142556079 gene encoding protein FAR1-RELATED SEQUENCE 6-like, whose protein sequence is MEETLFNADKVSDGVGSDNAPEISDEKTAFGCKNGILEGDPSHGANEFVTPAIGMEFDSYDDAYNYYNCYAREAGFSVRVKNSWFKRNSREKYGAVLCCSSQGFKRAKDVNRLRKETRTGCPAMMRMRLVDSKRWRILEVTLEHNHLLGAKGYKCSKKMGSESKKNLLSKSDLEVQPVKLYQAVVIDAGGDETSNFSQTVAKASSYRPNQLNLRKGDAQAMYNYLCRLQLTNSNFFYLMDLNDDGRVRNVIWVDAKSRAASSYFSDVIYFDNTCLSNKYEVPLVAFVGINNHGQSVLLGCGLLSGENKESYTWLFKAWISCTSVNSPETIITDRCKILQSVVADVFPKSLHRFSLSLIMQKVPEKLGGLRNYDDIKKSLLKGVYETLKPFDFEAAWRFMIQQFRIMDNEWLWSLYEDRAQWATVYLKDTFFMGMATARPCETMTAFFDKYVHKQTPLKEFLDKYELALQKKHKEEVLADMESRNSSPKLKTRCSFELQLSKVYTRDIFRRFQLEVEEMYSCFGTTQLHVDGPITIFLVKERIMSEGNKREIRDYEVLYNVALSEIRCICSCFNFYGYLCRHALCVLNFNGVEEIPSKYILSRWKKDYKRLYMSPDQMSGSSHITEQVEQFTQLYRSALQVVEEGMISLDHYKAAMLALEESLDRIYSVEEKCGQ, encoded by the coding sequence ATGGAAGAAACTTTATTTAACGCCGACAAAGTGTCGGATGGTGTAGGCTCTGACAATGCACCGGAAATCAGTGATGAGAAAACAGCATTTGGTTGTAAAAATGGCATCCTCGAAGGCGATCCTTCTCATGGGGCCAATGAATTTGTTACTCCGGCCATTGGTATGGAATTTGATTCTTATGACGATGCATACAACTATTACAATTGTTATGCCAGGGAGGCTGGCTTTAGTGTCAGAGTGAAAAACTCATGGTTTAAAAGAAATAGCAGAGAGAAATATGGTGCAGTGCTTTGTTGCAGCAGCCAGGGATTTAAAAGAGCTAAAGATGTGAACCGTCTAAGGAAGGAAACAAGAACGGGTTGTCCTGCTATGATGCGGATGAGGTTAGTGGATTCTAAAAGATGGCGGATACTTGAAGTTACTCTTGAGCACAATCATTTATTAGGAGCAAAAGGCTACAAGTGCAGCAAAAAGATGGGTAGTGAATCAAAGAAAAATCTATTGTCAAAAAGTGATTTAGAAGTGCAGCCTGTCAAGTTGTACCAGGCTGTTGTGATTGATGCAGGAGGTGATGAGACGTCAAATTTCAGTCAAACAGTGGCTAAGGCATCATCCTATCGTCCAAATCAGTTAAACTTAAGAAAAGGTGACGCACAAGCAATGTATAATTACCTCTGCCGATTGCAGTTGACAAATTCGAACTTTTTCTATTTGATGGATCTAAATGATGATGGGCGGGTGAGGAACGTGATATGGGTCGATGCTAAGTCCCGTGCAGCGAGTAGTTATTTTAGTGATGTGATATATTTTGACAATACATGCTTATCAAACAAGTACGAAGTTCCCCTTGTAGCATTTGTTGGCATAAATAATCATGGTCAATCTGTATTACTTGGCTGTGGACTGCTTTCTGGGGAGAATAAGGAGTCGTATACATGGCTATTCAAGGCATGGATTTCTTGTACGTCGGTGAATTCCCCAGAAACCATAATCACTGACCGATGCAAGATTTTGCAGAGTGTCGTCGCTGATGTGTTCCCAAAGTCCCTTCATCGATTCTCTCTGTCCCTCATCATGCAAAAAGTCCCTGAGAAATTGGGAGGGCTGCGCAACTATGatgatataaaaaaatcattgcttaaaggagtttatgagacTCTAAAACCGTTTGATTTTGAAGCAGCTTGGAGATTTATGATCCAGCAATTCAGAATCATGGATAATGAATGGCTGTGGTCTTTGTATGAAGATCGCGCTCAATGGGCTACTGTTTATCTCAAGGACACATTTTTCATGGGAATGGCTACGGCACGTCCTTGCGAGACCATGACTGCCTTTTTTGATAAATATGTGCATAAGCAAACTCCACTGAAAGAATTTCTCGACAAGTATGAGTTAGCCTTGCAGAAAAAACACAAGGAAGAAGTTCTGGCGGACATGGAGTCGAGAAACTCGAGCCCCAAACTAAAAACTAGATGTTCCTTTGAACTGCAGCTATCCAAAGTATACACCAGAGACATATTTAGAAGATTTCAATTGGAGGTTGAGGAGATGTACTCTTGCTTCGGTACCACACAACTGCATGTTGATGGGCCGATAACGATATTTTTAGTCAAGGAACGCATTATGTCTGAGGGAAATAAAAGAGAAATAAGGGATTATGAAGTTCTATACAATGTAGCATTGTCTGAAATTCGTTGTATCTGCAGCTGCTTCAACTTCTATGGGTACTTGTGTAGGCATGCTTTGTGTGTGCTTAACTTTAACGGGGTAGAAGAAATCCCATCAAAGTACATTTTATCTCGATGGAAGAAGGATTACAAACGCTTGTACATGTCACCTGACCAAATGTCCGGTAGTTCACATATTACCGAGCAGGTGGAACAGTTCACTCAATTATACAGAAGTGCATTGCAAGTCGTGGAGGAGGGAATGATCTCCTTAGACCATTACAAGGCGGCAATGCTTGCACTTGAAGAGTCTCTGGACAGAATTTACAGTGTGGAAGAAAAATGCGGGCAATGA